In the genome of Nocardia sp. NBC_00416, one region contains:
- the gatC gene encoding Asp-tRNA(Asn)/Glu-tRNA(Gln) amidotransferase subunit GatC, whose product MTAISRDEVAHLARLSRLALSEAELDQFAGQLDSILSHVRTISEVAAADVPATSSPDPVTNVTRPDEVRPGLTPGQALSGAPAAEDQRFLVPQILGESE is encoded by the coding sequence GTGACCGCCATCTCCCGCGACGAGGTCGCACACCTCGCCCGGTTGTCCAGGCTCGCACTGTCCGAAGCCGAACTCGATCAGTTCGCCGGGCAGCTGGATTCGATCCTCAGCCATGTGCGGACCATCTCCGAGGTCGCCGCCGCCGATGTGCCGGCCACGTCGTCGCCGGATCCGGTGACGAACGTGACCCGTCCCGACGAGGTGCGTCCCGGGCTGACTCCGGGCCAGGCGCTGTCCGGTGCGCCCGCCGCCGAGGACCAGCGGTTCCTGGTTCCACAGATCCTGGGGGAGTCGGAATGA
- a CDS encoding amino acid-binding protein, with amino-acid sequence MSYLLRVQLPDRPGSLGSLAVALGTVGADILSLDVVERGAGFAVDDLVVEIAPNALPDTLITAAESLSDVRVDSIRPYSGVLDTHRELELIDNVANARDDRLQVLVDGVPRVLRVGWSTVLDMGPHGAYRVVGSQSAPQTQAGSVPWMPLQKPIALDGNADWVPEIWRDMDTKLAAAPLGPSSQALLLGRPGGPDFRPSEIARLGYLAGIVATVLG; translated from the coding sequence GTGTCTTATCTGCTCCGCGTGCAACTTCCGGATCGTCCGGGAAGCCTCGGGTCACTAGCCGTGGCGCTGGGAACCGTCGGCGCCGACATCCTCTCGCTGGATGTGGTGGAGCGCGGCGCCGGATTCGCGGTCGACGACCTGGTGGTCGAGATCGCCCCGAACGCGCTTCCCGACACCCTCATCACCGCCGCGGAATCACTCAGCGATGTGCGAGTCGATTCCATCCGGCCCTATTCCGGGGTACTCGACACCCACCGGGAGCTCGAACTCATCGATAACGTGGCCAATGCCCGCGACGACCGGTTGCAGGTGCTGGTCGACGGGGTGCCCCGCGTGCTCCGGGTGGGCTGGAGCACCGTGCTCGATATGGGACCGCACGGCGCCTACCGGGTGGTCGGCAGCCAGAGCGCGCCACAGACCCAGGCGGGGTCGGTGCCCTGGATGCCGCTACAGAAGCCGATCGCGCTCGACGGGAACGCGGATTGGGTGCCCGAGATCTGGCGCGATATGGATACGAAACTGGCCGCGGCGCCGCTGGGACCTTCCAGCCAGGCACTGCTGCTGGGACGTCCCGGCGGACCCGATTTCCGGCCGTCGGAGATCGCGCGCCTGGGCTACCTGGCCGGTATCGTCGCCACCGTTCTGGGCTGA
- a CDS encoding AAA family ATPase, whose translation MLRSFRVSNHKSLADPQELRLTRGAATPVAVPVTAVHGGPAAGKSNLVDAVGHMRDAVLHSVTGWDPYAGPVRTPHLGHPERPTEFEAVFVAEGIPYTYGFRLGAADVAAEWLYSHPRSRKRIVFEREEETVRVGPMFEPSRFGITALAPLVRPNALLLSLAGQMYAEALVPAYRWFETMLEVLRGTGDLESIESRVGSHLSRSTENAARLLTLLQSADLGIIDLLIAQNDPGYADYLRDLDADIAALGDQTDRAAASAAYAAQLEQDSGLTEIQLARELTNMRNARDALYTRMVTRRGVGLRLVHTGVEPVFTLAEESSATLALLRLLPVLLDALDAGKVLVVDDIGTQLTVEEADRLVQLFQNPETNTRGAQLVYTTGNRALVDRGNGRSPRTRTSVWTVRRSDSGAGALAPA comes from the coding sequence ATGCTGCGCAGTTTTCGGGTGTCCAACCACAAATCGCTGGCCGATCCACAGGAATTGCGGTTGACCCGGGGTGCCGCCACGCCGGTGGCGGTGCCGGTGACCGCGGTGCACGGCGGCCCGGCCGCCGGTAAATCGAATCTGGTCGACGCCGTGGGACATATGCGGGACGCGGTACTGCATTCGGTCACCGGCTGGGACCCCTACGCCGGCCCGGTGCGGACGCCGCATCTGGGCCACCCGGAACGGCCGACCGAATTCGAGGCGGTCTTCGTCGCCGAGGGCATCCCGTACACCTACGGGTTCCGGTTGGGCGCCGCCGATGTCGCGGCCGAATGGCTCTACAGTCATCCCCGGTCCCGGAAGCGGATCGTGTTCGAGCGTGAAGAGGAGACGGTCCGGGTCGGGCCGATGTTCGAGCCGTCTCGGTTCGGTATCACCGCGCTGGCGCCACTGGTGCGGCCGAACGCGTTGCTGTTGAGCCTGGCCGGGCAGATGTACGCCGAGGCGCTGGTGCCGGCGTATCGATGGTTCGAGACCATGCTCGAGGTATTGCGCGGCACCGGTGATCTGGAGTCGATCGAATCGCGGGTGGGTTCGCATCTGTCCCGATCGACCGAGAACGCCGCCCGCCTGCTGACCCTGCTGCAGTCCGCCGATCTCGGGATCATCGATCTGCTCATCGCCCAGAACGATCCCGGATACGCCGACTATCTGCGCGATCTCGACGCCGATATCGCGGCGCTGGGCGACCAGACCGACCGTGCGGCCGCGTCGGCGGCCTATGCGGCCCAGCTGGAACAGGACAGCGGACTGACCGAAATCCAGCTGGCGCGTGAGCTCACGAATATGCGCAATGCCCGCGACGCGCTCTACACCCGGATGGTCACGCGGCGCGGAGTCGGTCTGCGGTTGGTGCACACCGGTGTGGAGCCCGTGTTCACCCTGGCCGAGGAATCGTCGGCCACCCTGGCGCTGCTGCGGCTGCTGCCGGTACTGCTCGACGCGCTCGACGCGGGAAAAGTGCTCGTGGTCGACGATATCGGCACGCAGCTGACGGTGGAGGAGGCCGACCGTCTCGTGCAGCTGTTCCAGAACCCGGAAACCAATACGCGCGGTGCGCAACTCGTGTACACCACCGGCAATCGTGCACTCGTGGACCGGGGTAACGGTCGTTCGCCGCGCACCCGCACCAGTGTCTGGACGGTGCGGCGCTCGGACAGCGGCGCCGGCGCCCTGGCGCCTGCCTGA
- the ligA gene encoding NAD-dependent DNA ligase LigA, with protein MRWQELADTVREHQFRYYVRDAPIISDGEFDKLFQQLLALEEQYPDLRTPDSPTQLVGGGFATDFTAVDHLERMLSLDNAFSAADMRAWVARVEEETGPDLHYLCEVKIDGVALNLVYRNGKLERGATRGDGRTGEDVTLNARTIDDIPGELNADTEFPVPELLEVRGEVYFRLEDFETLNAAIVAEGKPPYANPRNTAAGSLRQKDPAVTARRRLRMICHGLGRTEGYTPRSQHEAYRALAAWGLPVSAHTTLVSGVDAVLERITYWAEHRHDIEHEIDGLVVKVDELSLQRRLGSTSRAPRWAIAYKYPPEEATTELRDIAVNVGRTGRVTPFAVMRPVVIAGSTVAMATLHNAAEVVRKGVLIGDTVTIRKAGDVIPEVLGPVVDARTGDERAFVMPTHCPECGTELAYEKEGDADIRCPNQRRCPAQLRERVFHVAGRGAFDIEALGYEAAVALLNSGAITDEGDLFDLDADRLQHTSLFVNKNGSLSANGTRLLNNLAAAKDRPLWRVLVGLSIRHVGPTAARALATEFGSLERIEQASLEELAAAEGVGPTIATAVAEWFAVDWHRAIVDKWRASGVRMADERDELIPRTLEGLSIVVTGSLEGFSRDGAKEAILQRGGKAAGSVSKKTAFVVIGESPGTKADKAEELGVPILDEDGFRALLESGPEAVRAAAEQSVEPDPGK; from the coding sequence GTGCGCTGGCAGGAACTCGCCGATACCGTGCGCGAGCATCAATTCCGGTACTACGTACGGGATGCGCCGATCATCTCCGACGGGGAATTCGACAAGCTGTTCCAGCAGCTGCTGGCGCTGGAGGAGCAATACCCCGACCTGCGCACTCCCGATTCGCCGACGCAGCTGGTGGGCGGCGGTTTCGCCACCGATTTCACCGCGGTGGACCATCTCGAGCGGATGCTCTCGCTGGACAACGCGTTCTCCGCGGCGGATATGCGGGCCTGGGTGGCCCGGGTCGAGGAGGAGACCGGGCCCGATCTGCACTATCTGTGCGAGGTGAAGATCGACGGGGTGGCGTTGAACCTGGTGTACCGCAACGGGAAACTGGAACGCGGCGCGACCCGGGGCGACGGGCGAACGGGCGAGGACGTCACGCTCAACGCCCGGACCATCGACGACATCCCGGGGGAGCTGAACGCGGATACGGAATTCCCGGTACCGGAACTGCTGGAAGTGCGCGGGGAGGTGTACTTCCGGCTGGAGGATTTCGAAACGCTGAACGCCGCGATAGTCGCCGAGGGCAAACCGCCGTACGCGAATCCGCGCAATACCGCGGCCGGGTCGCTGCGGCAGAAGGACCCGGCGGTCACCGCGCGGCGGCGGCTGCGCATGATCTGCCACGGGCTCGGGCGGACCGAGGGCTATACGCCGCGGTCCCAGCACGAGGCATACCGGGCGCTGGCCGCCTGGGGATTACCGGTCTCCGCGCACACCACGCTGGTGAGCGGGGTCGACGCCGTGCTCGAACGGATCACCTACTGGGCCGAGCACCGGCACGATATCGAGCACGAGATCGACGGTCTGGTGGTCAAGGTCGACGAACTGTCGTTGCAACGGCGGCTCGGCTCGACCTCACGGGCGCCGCGCTGGGCGATCGCCTACAAATACCCGCCCGAGGAAGCCACCACCGAGCTCCGCGATATCGCGGTGAATGTCGGTCGTACCGGGCGGGTCACGCCGTTCGCGGTGATGCGGCCGGTGGTGATCGCCGGATCCACGGTCGCCATGGCGACTCTGCACAACGCGGCCGAAGTGGTGCGCAAAGGGGTGCTGATCGGGGATACGGTCACCATCCGAAAAGCCGGTGACGTGATCCCGGAGGTGCTGGGTCCGGTGGTGGACGCCCGCACCGGTGACGAACGCGCCTTCGTGATGCCGACCCACTGCCCCGAATGCGGTACCGAACTCGCCTACGAAAAAGAGGGCGACGCCGATATCCGCTGCCCCAACCAGCGCCGTTGCCCCGCACAGCTGCGCGAGCGGGTGTTCCATGTGGCGGGCCGGGGCGCCTTCGATATCGAGGCACTGGGGTACGAGGCGGCGGTCGCGCTGCTGAACTCCGGCGCGATCACCGACGAGGGCGATCTCTTCGATCTCGACGCCGACCGGTTGCAGCACACCTCGCTGTTCGTGAACAAGAACGGCAGTCTCTCGGCCAACGGCACCCGCCTGCTGAACAATCTCGCCGCCGCCAAGGACCGTCCGCTGTGGCGGGTGCTGGTCGGACTGTCCATCCGGCATGTCGGCCCGACCGCCGCACGGGCGCTGGCAACCGAATTCGGCAGCCTCGAACGGATCGAACAGGCGTCGCTGGAGGAATTGGCGGCCGCCGAGGGAGTCGGGCCGACGATCGCCACCGCTGTCGCGGAATGGTTCGCGGTGGACTGGCATCGCGCGATCGTCGACAAATGGCGCGCCTCGGGAGTGCGGATGGCCGACGAACGCGACGAGTTGATTCCGCGCACACTGGAAGGTCTGTCGATCGTGGTGACCGGATCGCTGGAGGGGTTCTCCCGCGACGGCGCCAAGGAGGCGATTCTGCAGCGGGGCGGGAAGGCGGCCGGGTCGGTATCGAAGAAGACGGCGTTCGTGGTGATCGGTGAGTCCCCGGGTACCAAGGCCGACAAGGCCGAAGAGCTCGGCGTCCCGATCCTGGACGAGGACGGTTTCCGGGCGCTGCTCGAATCCGGTCCGGAGGCGGTGCGCGCGGCGGCGGAGCAATCCGTGGAGCCGGACCCGGGCAAGTAG
- a CDS encoding methionine synthase has protein sequence MTPAGFPAGVATGVGSWPGTDPREAAAVIVGELAGLPHLVELPARGVGADTVGRVSALLVDMRFDTTVRGYRLAARPGSASRRAKDLLRTDLDALQEAWENAGLRGSGRTVKVQAAGPLTLAAQVELPGGHRVLTDRGAVRDLAESLAEGLIAHIAEIGTRLETEVVLQVDEPSLGAVLDGSLRGASVLNTVAAVPEPEALAILETVLGAQRVPTMVHSCASPPPLAFLGRSSAVALGFDLATVSGTAGLDALGEALDRGKHLILGLVPTARPTAAVTWREIAEPGARLVDRLGFPRSELARRVTVSPACGLAGAPMSWARDALGLASDAAKAFVEDPESLVAG, from the coding sequence ATGACTCCGGCCGGTTTTCCGGCCGGAGTGGCGACAGGGGTCGGGTCCTGGCCGGGCACCGATCCCCGGGAGGCCGCGGCGGTGATCGTGGGCGAGCTCGCGGGGCTACCGCATCTGGTCGAACTGCCGGCCCGCGGGGTGGGCGCGGACACGGTCGGGCGGGTGTCGGCGTTGCTGGTGGATATGCGTTTCGACACCACCGTGCGCGGTTATCGGCTGGCCGCCCGGCCGGGCTCGGCCTCGCGGCGTGCCAAAGATCTGCTGCGAACCGATCTGGACGCCCTTCAGGAGGCGTGGGAGAACGCCGGACTGCGCGGGTCGGGGCGGACGGTCAAGGTCCAGGCCGCCGGACCGCTGACCCTGGCGGCGCAGGTGGAACTGCCCGGCGGGCACCGGGTGCTGACCGACCGCGGCGCGGTGCGCGATCTCGCCGAATCGCTGGCCGAGGGCCTGATCGCGCATATCGCCGAAATCGGGACCCGCCTCGAGACCGAGGTGGTTCTCCAGGTGGACGAACCTTCGCTGGGAGCCGTGCTGGACGGCTCGCTACGCGGGGCGAGCGTGCTGAACACGGTCGCGGCGGTGCCGGAGCCGGAAGCGTTGGCCATCCTCGAGACGGTGCTGGGGGCGCAGCGGGTTCCGACGATGGTGCACAGTTGCGCGAGCCCGCCGCCGCTGGCTTTCCTCGGCCGGTCCTCGGCGGTCGCACTGGGGTTCGACCTCGCCACCGTATCGGGCACGGCCGGTCTCGATGCCCTCGGCGAGGCTTTGGACCGGGGCAAACATCTGATTCTCGGGCTGGTACCCACCGCCCGCCCCACCGCCGCGGTGACCTGGCGGGAGATCGCCGAACCCGGGGCACGTCTGGTCGACCGCCTCGGTTTTCCCCGCAGCGAACTGGCTCGGCGGGTGACGGTGAGTCCTGCATGCGGTCTGGCCGGCGCGCCCATGAGCTGGGCCCGGGATGCCCTGGGTCTGGCCTCCGATGCGGCGAAGGCCTTCGTCGAGGACCCGGAGTCGCTCGTCGCCGGCTGA
- the mnmA gene encoding tRNA 2-thiouridine(34) synthase MnmA gives MRVLAAMSGGVDSAVAAARAVDAGHEVVGVHLALSTAPGTLRTGSRGCCSKEDAGDARRAADVLGIPFYVWDFADRFKEDVIDDFVEAYAAGETPNPCLRCNEKIKFSALADRAVALGFDAVVTGHYARLSDGELRRAVDADKDQSYVLAVLTAEQLSRAMFPVGDTPKPQIRAEAAERGLAVANKPDSHDICFIPSGDTRAFLGAKIGIRPGAIVDSGGAELGRHDGVHGFTIGQRKGLGLPGPGPDGKPRYVTDIDPDSGTVHVGSADDLQVWSIEAGKAIWTSGTAPGEPVDCVVQVRAHGGTAPATAEAVGDGLAVRLREPLSGVARGQAIVLYRPDAAGDAVIGSGTITATSRTAPAGASQ, from the coding sequence ATGCGAGTACTCGCCGCGATGAGTGGTGGAGTGGACTCGGCAGTGGCGGCGGCACGAGCTGTCGACGCCGGGCACGAAGTGGTGGGGGTTCATCTGGCGCTGTCGACCGCGCCGGGAACTCTGCGCACCGGTTCGCGCGGTTGCTGCTCGAAAGAGGACGCCGGTGACGCCCGCCGGGCCGCCGACGTGCTCGGGATCCCGTTCTATGTCTGGGATTTCGCCGACCGCTTCAAAGAAGACGTGATCGACGATTTCGTCGAGGCCTACGCGGCGGGCGAGACGCCGAACCCGTGTCTGCGCTGCAACGAGAAGATCAAGTTCTCGGCGCTCGCCGATCGTGCCGTGGCGCTCGGTTTCGACGCGGTGGTCACCGGGCACTATGCCCGGCTTTCCGACGGTGAGCTGCGCCGGGCCGTGGACGCGGACAAGGACCAGTCCTATGTGCTCGCGGTGCTGACCGCCGAGCAGCTGTCGCGGGCCATGTTCCCGGTCGGCGACACCCCGAAACCGCAGATCCGGGCCGAGGCCGCCGAGCGTGGTCTGGCGGTGGCGAACAAACCGGACAGCCACGACATCTGCTTCATCCCCTCCGGCGACACCCGGGCGTTCCTGGGCGCGAAGATCGGCATCCGGCCCGGTGCGATCGTCGATTCCGGCGGCGCGGAACTGGGCCGCCACGACGGTGTGCACGGGTTCACCATCGGGCAGCGCAAGGGGCTGGGCCTGCCCGGACCGGGTCCCGACGGCAAACCCCGCTATGTCACCGATATCGACCCCGATTCCGGCACGGTGCACGTGGGTTCGGCAGACGACCTGCAGGTGTGGTCGATCGAGGCCGGGAAGGCGATCTGGACCAGCGGCACGGCGCCCGGCGAACCGGTCGACTGCGTGGTGCAGGTCCGGGCGCACGGCGGCACCGCGCCCGCCACCGCGGAAGCGGTCGGCGACGGACTCGCGGTACGCCTGCGCGAACCGCTGAGCGGTGTCGCGCGTGGTCAGGCCATCGTGCTGTACCGGCCGGACGCCGCGGGCGACGCGGTGATCGGCAGCGGCACCATCACCGCCACCTCACGTACTGCTCCGGCGGGCGCATCACAATGA